The proteins below are encoded in one region of Stenotrophomonas bentonitica:
- the metX gene encoding homoserine O-succinyltransferase MetX, with product MSFATAAVASESFAPLSVPVDAGRSAVRGEIAAVLSMRHGGARPVRLRYELVGRAGAPVVVLAGGISAHRHVAANAEFPEKGWAEGLVAAGRTLDPAVRQVLAFDFIGADGALDLPIDTADQADALALLLDHLGIAQLQSFVGYSYGALVGQQFAVRHPQRLARLVAVSGAHRPHPYAAAWRALQRRAVALGQLQCAEHHGLALARQFAMLSYRTPEEFGERFDAPPEVVNGRVRVAAEDYLDAAGAQYVARTPVEAYLRLSESIDLHRVDPAAIGVPTVVVAVEGDRLVPLADLVGLVEGLGPRGSLRVLRSPYGHDAFLKETDRIDAILATAFRTPGENA from the coding sequence ATGAGTTTCGCCACCGCCGCTGTTGCCTCCGAATCCTTCGCCCCCCTGAGCGTTCCGGTCGATGCCGGGCGCAGCGCCGTGCGCGGCGAGATCGCCGCGGTGCTGTCGATGCGCCACGGCGGTGCGCGACCGGTGCGCCTGCGCTATGAACTGGTGGGCCGGGCCGGGGCACCGGTGGTGGTGCTGGCCGGTGGCATCTCTGCGCATCGCCACGTCGCCGCCAACGCCGAGTTCCCCGAGAAGGGCTGGGCCGAGGGCCTGGTCGCGGCGGGCCGCACGCTGGATCCGGCCGTGCGCCAGGTGCTGGCCTTCGACTTCATCGGCGCCGACGGCGCGCTCGACCTGCCGATCGACACCGCCGACCAGGCCGACGCGTTGGCGCTGTTGCTGGATCACCTTGGCATCGCGCAGCTGCAGAGCTTCGTCGGCTACTCGTATGGCGCGCTGGTCGGGCAGCAGTTCGCGGTGCGCCATCCGCAGCGGCTGGCGCGGCTGGTCGCAGTCAGCGGCGCGCACCGCCCGCACCCGTATGCCGCAGCCTGGCGCGCGCTGCAGCGTCGCGCGGTTGCCCTGGGGCAACTGCAGTGCGCCGAGCACCATGGCCTGGCGCTGGCACGGCAGTTCGCCATGCTCAGCTACCGCACCCCGGAAGAGTTCGGTGAGCGCTTCGATGCGCCGCCGGAAGTGGTCAATGGCCGGGTGCGCGTGGCGGCCGAAGATTACCTGGACGCTGCCGGTGCGCAGTACGTCGCGCGCACGCCGGTGGAAGCCTACCTGCGCCTGTCCGAATCGATCGACCTGCACCGTGTCGACCCTGCCGCGATCGGCGTGCCGACGGTGGTGGTCGCCGTGGAAGGCGACCGCCTGGTGCCGCTGGCCGACCTGGTCGGCCTGGTCGAAGGGCTGGGCCCGCGCGGCAGCCTGCGCGTCCTGCGCTCGCCGTATGGCCACGACGCCTTCCTCAAAGAAACCGATCGCATCGACGCGATCCTCGCCACTGCATTTCGTACCCCGGGAGAAAACGCATGA
- a CDS encoding YceI family protein, which produces MTIKLTSPAAVAAALAGLMATAPVLAADYVQAPGAGSHLAFATKYDGETFTGSFPGFSTRLSFDLANPAAGSLDVTIPLAGAKSGNSDRDSTLQGAEFFNVAKFATARYTAKGFTKVAEGKYEAKGTLELRGVSKPVTLSFDWKPGANPVLTGKATVKRLDFGVGEGDWKDTKTIPNETAISTVVKFQAK; this is translated from the coding sequence ATGACCATCAAGCTCACCTCTCCCGCCGCCGTAGCCGCTGCGCTGGCCGGCCTCATGGCCACCGCGCCGGTGCTGGCCGCCGACTATGTGCAGGCGCCGGGCGCCGGTTCGCACCTGGCGTTCGCCACCAAGTACGACGGGGAGACCTTTACGGGCAGCTTCCCGGGTTTTTCGACCCGGCTGAGCTTCGACCTGGCGAATCCGGCGGCGGGCTCGCTGGATGTGACCATTCCGCTGGCCGGGGCAAAGAGCGGCAACAGCGACCGTGATTCGACCCTGCAGGGGGCGGAATTCTTCAACGTGGCCAAGTTCGCCACCGCGCGCTACACCGCCAAGGGCTTCACCAAGGTTGCCGAGGGCAAGTACGAGGCCAAGGGCACGCTGGAGCTGCGCGGGGTGAGCAAGCCGGTGACCCTGAGCTTCGACTGGAAGCCGGGCGCGAATCCGGTGCTGACTGGCAAGGCTACTGTGAAGCGGCTGGACTTCGGTGTCGGCGAAGGCGATTGGAAAGACACCAAGACCATTCCGAACGAGACTGCGATCAGTACGGTGGTCAAGTTCCAGGCGAAGTGA
- a CDS encoding O-succinylhomoserine (thiol)-lyase — protein sequence MSLSAGSEPSCSRVTAAVRAGIDRDTAHGAVIPPIVLSSNFSFDGFGNKRQYDYTRSGNPTRDLLGEALAELEGGAGGVITSTGMGAINLVLNALLQPGDTLVVPHDAYGGSWRLFNALAKKGHFNLVTADLTDPRSLAEALAQSPTLVLVETPSNPLLRITDLRFVIDAAHRAGAKVVVDNTFLSPALQQPIAFGADVVLHSTTKYINGHSDVVGGAVIARDPALHEQLVWWANALGLTGSPFDAFLTLRGLRTLGARLRAHQENTADIVQLLAASDAVAQVYYPGLADHPGHAIAARQQSGFGAMLSFELASCPGDDPHAAVRAFVDGLRCFTLAESLGGVESLVAHPATMTHAAMTAEARAHAGISEGLLRLSVGIEASEDLVADLQAGLERAQAVIDRQVQLAERKRVDA from the coding sequence ATGAGCCTGTCCGCCGGTTCCGAACCGTCCTGTAGCCGTGTCACCGCCGCCGTGCGCGCCGGGATCGATCGCGATACCGCGCACGGGGCGGTGATCCCGCCGATCGTGCTGTCGTCGAACTTCAGCTTCGACGGCTTCGGCAACAAGCGCCAGTACGACTACACGCGCAGTGGCAACCCCACCCGCGACCTGCTCGGCGAAGCGCTGGCCGAACTGGAAGGGGGCGCCGGCGGCGTCATCACCTCCACCGGCATGGGCGCGATCAACCTGGTGCTCAATGCGCTGCTGCAGCCGGGCGACACCCTGGTGGTGCCGCACGATGCCTACGGCGGCAGCTGGCGCCTGTTCAACGCGCTGGCGAAGAAGGGCCACTTCAACCTGGTCACCGCCGACCTGACCGATCCGCGTTCGCTGGCCGAGGCGCTGGCGCAGTCGCCGACCCTGGTGCTGGTGGAAACCCCGTCCAACCCGCTGCTGCGCATCACCGACCTGCGCTTCGTGATCGACGCCGCGCACCGCGCAGGCGCCAAGGTGGTGGTCGACAACACCTTCCTTTCGCCGGCGCTGCAGCAGCCGATCGCCTTCGGCGCCGACGTGGTGCTGCACTCCACCACCAAGTACATCAACGGCCACAGCGACGTGGTCGGCGGTGCGGTGATCGCCCGCGACCCGGCGCTGCACGAACAGCTGGTGTGGTGGGCCAATGCGCTGGGCCTGACCGGTTCGCCGTTCGACGCCTTCCTGACCCTGCGCGGCCTGCGCACCCTGGGCGCGCGGTTGCGCGCACACCAGGAGAACACCGCCGACATCGTGCAGCTGCTCGCGGCCAGCGATGCGGTGGCGCAGGTGTACTACCCGGGTCTGGCCGACCACCCGGGGCATGCCATCGCCGCGCGCCAGCAGAGCGGGTTTGGCGCGATGCTGTCGTTCGAGCTGGCCTCGTGTCCGGGCGATGACCCGCACGCGGCGGTACGCGCCTTCGTCGATGGCCTGCGCTGCTTCACCCTGGCCGAGTCGCTGGGCGGCGTGGAAAGCCTGGTCGCGCACCCGGCCACCATGACCCATGCGGCGATGACCGCCGAGGCGCGCGCGCATGCCGGCATCAGCGAAGGACTGCTGCGCCTGTCGGTGGGCATCGAAGCGTCCGAAGACCTGGTGGCGGACCTGCAGGCCGGGCTGGAACGTGCCCAGGCGGTGATCGACCGCCAGGTGCAGCTGGCCGAACGCAAACGGGTGGATGCATGA
- a CDS encoding cytochrome b — MTIRNTPDRWGNVSQGLHWLIALLILLLGIVGLTMGELPRTPKYFWVYTAHKSLGITVLALVALRLGWRLVAGAPEPVPGTPSWQERIASATHWLLYVLMFALPLSGWIYDSASGLRPFRWFGLVEMPKVVAPSRGAADISHAIHEWGFWLLIAVVVAHAGAALYHHLFQRDATLARMLPQGWLTSPQKD, encoded by the coding sequence ATGACCATTCGAAACACCCCTGACCGCTGGGGCAATGTCAGCCAGGGCCTGCATTGGCTGATCGCGCTGTTGATCCTGCTGCTGGGCATCGTCGGGCTGACGATGGGCGAGCTGCCGCGTACGCCGAAATATTTCTGGGTGTACACGGCGCACAAGTCGCTGGGCATCACAGTGCTGGCGCTGGTGGCGCTGCGCCTGGGCTGGCGCCTGGTGGCCGGTGCGCCGGAACCGGTGCCGGGCACGCCAAGCTGGCAGGAGCGGATCGCGTCGGCGACGCATTGGCTGCTGTACGTGCTGATGTTCGCGCTGCCGCTGTCGGGCTGGATCTACGATTCGGCCAGCGGGCTGCGTCCGTTCCGCTGGTTCGGGCTGGTCGAGATGCCCAAGGTGGTGGCGCCGAGCCGGGGCGCGGCCGACATTTCGCATGCGATCCACGAGTGGGGCTTCTGGCTGCTGATCGCGGTCGTGGTCGCGCACGCGGGCGCGGCGCTGTACCACCATCTGTTCCAACGCGATGCCACGCTGGCGCGCATGCTGCCGCAGGGCTGGCTCACCTCCCCCCAGAAGGATTGA
- a CDS encoding glutaredoxin family protein, whose translation MFILYQRDDCHLCDQALAVLAQARVRGLESVFIDEDADLEARYGIRVPVLQDSGGRELDWPFDTVQLAEWLALGPHHDQPSGAAGG comes from the coding sequence ATGTTCATTCTTTACCAGCGCGACGACTGCCACCTCTGCGACCAGGCCCTGGCCGTACTGGCCCAGGCCCGGGTCAGGGGGCTGGAGAGTGTGTTCATTGATGAAGATGCGGACCTTGAAGCCCGCTACGGAATCCGGGTCCCGGTCCTGCAGGACTCAGGGGGTCGTGAGCTGGACTGGCCATTCGATACGGTCCAGCTTGCAGAATGGTTGGCGCTCGGGCCGCATCACGACCAACCATCGGGGGCGGCCGGCGGGTAG
- a CDS encoding alpha/beta fold hydrolase: MRILAATLLACLPLTSFAAETYDERLQEFDYGWPVKTFSFESQRQPLEMAYLDVAPTGAAMAGTVVLLHGKNFCAGTWRDAIKALSAAGYRVIAPDQVGFCKSSKPERYQYSFGQLAANTEALLAHLKLDSSQVNLVGHSMGGMLAARFALMYPQQLRTLALVNPIGLEDWKAKGVPWRSVDAWYANELKTSFDSIRKYQLDVYYGGDWTPEYEHWARMQAGMYAGTGKQAVAWSQALTSDMVFNQPVVYELPNLRVPTTLFIGQKDRTAIGRDLAPPALKATLGNYPALGRAAAAAIPGATLVTFDDLGHSPQVQDPKRFNEALLKTLQR, from the coding sequence ATGCGCATCCTGGCTGCCACCCTGCTTGCCTGCCTGCCCCTGACCTCGTTCGCTGCCGAGACCTACGACGAACGCCTGCAGGAATTCGACTACGGCTGGCCGGTCAAGACCTTCAGCTTCGAGTCGCAGCGCCAGCCGCTGGAAATGGCCTACCTGGACGTGGCGCCCACGGGCGCCGCGATGGCCGGCACGGTGGTGCTGCTGCATGGCAAGAATTTCTGCGCCGGTACCTGGCGCGACGCGATCAAGGCGCTCAGCGCCGCGGGTTACCGGGTGATCGCGCCGGACCAGGTGGGCTTCTGCAAGTCCAGCAAGCCGGAGCGCTACCAGTATTCGTTCGGGCAGCTGGCGGCCAATACCGAAGCGTTGCTTGCCCATTTGAAACTCGACAGCTCGCAGGTGAACCTGGTCGGCCATTCGATGGGCGGCATGCTGGCCGCGCGATTCGCACTGATGTATCCGCAGCAGTTGCGCACGCTGGCGCTGGTCAACCCGATCGGACTGGAAGACTGGAAGGCCAAGGGCGTGCCGTGGCGCAGCGTGGATGCCTGGTATGCCAACGAGCTCAAGACCAGCTTCGACAGCATCAGGAAATATCAGCTGGACGTGTACTACGGCGGCGACTGGACCCCGGAATACGAGCATTGGGCGCGCATGCAGGCTGGCATGTACGCCGGTACCGGCAAGCAGGCGGTGGCGTGGAGCCAGGCGCTGACCTCGGACATGGTGTTCAACCAGCCGGTGGTGTACGAGCTGCCGAACCTGCGCGTGCCGACGACGCTGTTCATCGGGCAGAAGGACCGAACCGCGATCGGCCGCGACCTGGCGCCGCCGGCATTGAAGGCGACGCTGGGCAATTACCCGGCGCTGGGAAGAGCCGCCGCGGCCGCGATTCCCGGTGCGACGCTGGTGACCTTCGACGACCTGGGGCATTCGCCGCAGGTGCAGGATCCGAAGCGGTTCAATGAGGCGTTGTTGAAGACGTTGCAGCGGTAG
- a CDS encoding M23 family metallopeptidase — MRRILLLPLLLCPLLTAAAGADPAASWRKGWGLVPTADATAQGTVGGPLASLTLEGGAPQWQARVENHLAGPIQVALRPGAGAPALPGLPLQTVLPSSANMVVARLQLPADAQRLDLLLDAVPGDPSARPQDVAYRLPFDARRFQVTQAPQGRFSHGDAENRDAVDFALPEGTPVLAARAGKVMQVQGNFSANGQDPLRDRERANFIRILHEDGSMAVYAHLRENGVLVRSGQRVEAGQRIGVSGNTGFSTAPHLHFVVQANVGMQLRSIPARIVAPQGELHFAREQGDADQAATP, encoded by the coding sequence ATGCGCCGGATCCTGCTGCTGCCGCTGCTGCTGTGCCCACTGCTGACCGCTGCAGCCGGCGCGGACCCGGCCGCCAGCTGGCGCAAGGGCTGGGGCCTGGTGCCCACGGCCGATGCGACGGCGCAGGGAACAGTGGGCGGGCCGTTGGCTTCCCTGACGCTGGAGGGCGGCGCCCCGCAGTGGCAGGCCCGGGTCGAGAACCACCTGGCCGGCCCGATCCAGGTGGCCCTGCGCCCCGGCGCCGGTGCCCCCGCGCTGCCCGGCCTGCCCCTGCAGACCGTGCTGCCAAGCTCGGCCAACATGGTGGTGGCCCGGCTGCAGCTGCCAGCGGATGCCCAGCGCCTGGACCTGCTGCTCGACGCCGTGCCCGGCGACCCGTCCGCACGGCCGCAGGACGTGGCCTACCGCCTGCCGTTCGATGCCAGGCGCTTCCAGGTGACCCAGGCGCCGCAGGGCCGTTTCAGCCATGGCGACGCCGAGAACCGCGACGCGGTGGACTTCGCCCTGCCCGAAGGCACGCCGGTGCTGGCCGCCCGCGCCGGCAAGGTGATGCAGGTCCAGGGCAATTTCAGCGCAAACGGCCAGGACCCGCTGCGCGACCGTGAGCGCGCCAACTTCATCCGGATCCTGCACGAAGACGGCAGCATGGCGGTGTATGCGCACCTGCGTGAGAACGGGGTGCTGGTGCGCAGCGGCCAGCGAGTGGAGGCCGGCCAGCGCATCGGCGTGTCCGGCAACACCGGCTTCAGTACCGCCCCGCACCTGCATTTCGTGGTCCAGGCCAATGTCGGCATGCAGCTGCGCTCGATCCCGGCCCGGATCGTGGCCCCACAGGGCGAGTTGCACTTCGCCCGTGAACAGGGCGATGCCGACCAGGCGGCCACGCCCTGA
- a CDS encoding homoserine dehydrogenase yields MSAVLPFARPAARRLALLGTGTVGTAFVQRYQSLQSRGIDLPQFSWLANSRTARACGQQPAQALQHANDAARDVPVLQPWAEAEGLQRGDVVVDATASDDVANWHEQWLARGVHVVTANKLGQGAQLARAQAITDSGQDGGAQYGDSATVGAGLPLLSSLRGLVAGGDRIHRVEGVLSGSLAWLFHHYDGERPFSAWVAEAAAAGYTEPDPRVDLSGEDVRRKLLILARASGIALRAEQVQVTSLVPVALAALPTAAAIEQLSLLDAPLRAQWEQAREQGGCLRFIGGFDAEGATVGLRIIPRDHPLAGGAQTDNRVAIHSDRYNAQPLLIQGPGAGAEITAAALLDDVLTITRAR; encoded by the coding sequence ATGAGCGCGGTGCTGCCGTTCGCACGGCCGGCGGCGCGTCGGCTGGCGTTGCTGGGAACCGGGACCGTGGGGACCGCGTTCGTGCAGCGCTACCAGTCGCTGCAGTCGCGCGGCATCGACCTGCCGCAGTTCTCCTGGCTGGCCAACTCGCGCACCGCGCGCGCCTGCGGGCAGCAGCCGGCGCAGGCCCTGCAGCACGCCAACGACGCGGCACGCGACGTACCGGTGCTGCAGCCCTGGGCCGAAGCCGAAGGCCTGCAGCGCGGTGACGTGGTGGTCGATGCCACCGCCAGCGATGACGTGGCCAACTGGCACGAACAGTGGCTGGCGCGTGGCGTACATGTCGTCACCGCCAACAAGCTGGGGCAGGGCGCACAGCTGGCCCGCGCCCAGGCGATCACCGACAGCGGCCAGGACGGCGGCGCCCAGTACGGCGACAGCGCCACCGTGGGAGCCGGCCTGCCGCTGTTGAGCAGCCTGCGTGGGCTGGTCGCCGGCGGCGACCGCATCCATCGGGTCGAAGGCGTGTTGTCTGGTTCGCTGGCGTGGCTGTTCCACCACTACGATGGTGAGCGTCCGTTCTCGGCATGGGTCGCCGAAGCGGCTGCGGCGGGGTACACCGAGCCCGACCCGCGCGTGGACCTGTCCGGTGAAGACGTGCGCCGCAAGCTGCTGATCCTGGCCCGCGCCAGCGGCATCGCGCTGCGCGCCGAACAGGTGCAGGTCACCTCGCTGGTGCCTGTGGCACTGGCCGCGTTGCCGACGGCTGCTGCGATCGAGCAGCTGTCGCTGCTCGACGCGCCGTTACGCGCGCAATGGGAACAGGCGCGCGAGCAGGGGGGGTGCCTGCGTTTCATCGGCGGCTTCGATGCCGAAGGCGCAACGGTCGGCCTGCGCATCATCCCGCGCGACCACCCGCTGGCCGGCGGCGCCCAGACCGACAACCGCGTGGCCATCCACAGCGACCGTTACAACGCGCAACCGTTGTTGATCCAGGGGCCAGGTGCGGGCGCGGAGATCACCGCGGCCGCATTGCTGGACGACGTCCTGACCATCACCCGCGCCCGGTAG
- a CDS encoding L-serine ammonia-lyase, translating to MAVSTFDVFKIGIGPSSSHTVGPMKAAERFVHRWLLDPGCLQDVVRIRADVYGSLALTGRGHGTDKAVLLGLEGQRPNMIDPDIIPDTLERIRSTKRIRLMGTHEIAFDEKRDLGLNKRQKLPYHTNGMRFTAYDAQEQVIATRDYYSVGGGFVVNQDDAADDRIVPDETPLPYPFKSGDELLAQTARSGLSIAQLMFENEKCWRSEDEIREQLREIWNAMQACVTRGIRQEGTLPGGLHVSRRAPALYRELSSKPEAAMRDPLTTLDWVNLYALAVNEENAAGGRVVTAPTNGAAGVLPAVLHYFDRFCPGANEQRVFDFLLTSAAIGILYKENASISGAEVGCQGEVGVACSMAAGGLVAALGGNPSQIENAAEIGMEHNLGLTCDPIGGLVQIPCIERNAMGAVKAINASRMAMRGDGKHKVSLDKVIKTMRDTGRDMQDKYKETSRGGLAVNVIEC from the coding sequence ATGGCTGTCAGCACGTTCGACGTTTTCAAGATCGGCATTGGCCCGAGCTCCTCGCACACCGTAGGGCCGATGAAGGCTGCCGAACGCTTCGTGCACCGCTGGCTGCTGGACCCGGGCTGCCTGCAGGACGTGGTACGCATCCGTGCGGATGTGTACGGTTCGCTGGCCCTGACCGGGCGCGGCCACGGTACCGACAAGGCGGTGCTGCTGGGCCTGGAGGGCCAGCGCCCGAACATGATCGATCCGGACATCATTCCCGATACGCTGGAACGCATCCGCAGCACCAAGCGGATCCGGCTGATGGGCACCCATGAAATCGCCTTCGACGAGAAGCGCGACCTGGGCCTGAACAAGCGCCAGAAGCTGCCGTACCACACCAACGGCATGCGCTTCACTGCGTACGATGCGCAGGAGCAGGTGATCGCCACGCGTGATTACTACTCGGTGGGCGGTGGCTTTGTGGTCAACCAGGACGATGCCGCCGACGACCGCATCGTGCCGGATGAAACGCCGCTGCCCTACCCGTTCAAGAGCGGCGACGAGCTGCTGGCGCAGACGGCGCGCAGCGGGCTGAGCATCGCGCAGCTGATGTTCGAGAATGAAAAGTGCTGGCGCAGCGAGGACGAGATCCGCGAGCAGCTGCGCGAGATCTGGAATGCCATGCAGGCCTGCGTGACCCGTGGCATCCGCCAGGAAGGCACGCTGCCGGGCGGGCTGCACGTGTCGCGGCGCGCGCCGGCGCTGTACCGCGAGCTGTCGTCCAAGCCGGAAGCGGCGATGCGCGACCCGCTGACCACGCTGGACTGGGTGAACCTGTACGCGCTGGCGGTGAACGAAGAAAACGCGGCGGGCGGTCGCGTGGTGACCGCGCCGACCAATGGGGCGGCCGGGGTGCTGCCGGCGGTGCTGCACTATTTCGACCGGTTCTGCCCGGGCGCGAACGAACAGCGCGTGTTCGATTTCCTGCTGACGTCGGCGGCGATCGGCATCCTGTACAAGGAAAACGCGTCGATCTCGGGCGCGGAAGTGGGCTGCCAGGGCGAGGTGGGCGTGGCCTGCTCGATGGCGGCCGGCGGGCTGGTCGCGGCGTTGGGCGGCAACCCGAGCCAGATCGAGAATGCGGCCGAGATCGGCATGGAACACAACCTGGGCCTGACCTGCGACCCGATTGGCGGGCTGGTGCAGATTCCGTGCATCGAGCGCAATGCGATGGGCGCGGTGAAGGCAATCAATGCGTCGCGGATGGCGATGCGCGGCGACGGCAAGCACAAGGTGTCGCTGGACAAGGTCATCAAGACCATGCGCGACACCGGCCGCGACATGCAGGACAAGTACAAGGAAACCAGCCGTGGCGGCCTTGCGGTGAACGTCATCGAATGCTGA